The Mycolicibacterium boenickei genome has a segment encoding these proteins:
- the rsmI gene encoding 16S rRNA (cytidine(1402)-2'-O)-methyltransferase, with protein sequence MTPGKLLIGATPLGRPDDASARLVEALQTADIVAAEDTRRVRGLAQSLGVQPAGRIMSFFDQNEATRVPGLVEEIAAGATVLVVSDAGMPLINDPGYRLVAACAEADLPVSCLPGPSAVTTALAVSGLASDRFCFEGFAPRKHAARLAWLQTLAAEPRTTVFFESPRRLAETLRDAVEVLGPARRAVVCRELTKTHEEIRRGSLGELAEWAADGVLGEITVVLAGGTPTVELPVLVAEVEELVADGIRVKDACAQVIAANPGAPSRRELYDAVLRARD encoded by the coding sequence GTGACACCCGGCAAACTACTGATCGGCGCCACGCCGCTGGGCCGGCCCGACGACGCATCCGCGCGGCTGGTCGAGGCGCTACAGACCGCTGACATCGTCGCGGCCGAGGACACCCGGCGCGTGCGTGGTCTGGCCCAGTCGCTGGGCGTGCAGCCGGCGGGCCGGATCATGAGCTTCTTCGACCAGAACGAGGCGACCCGCGTACCGGGCCTGGTGGAGGAGATCGCGGCCGGTGCGACGGTGCTCGTGGTCAGCGACGCCGGCATGCCCTTGATCAACGACCCGGGCTACCGGCTGGTGGCGGCCTGCGCCGAGGCCGACCTGCCGGTCTCCTGCCTGCCGGGCCCGAGCGCGGTGACGACGGCGTTGGCGGTGTCCGGGCTGGCCTCCGACCGGTTCTGTTTCGAGGGTTTCGCCCCGCGCAAGCACGCGGCGCGGCTGGCCTGGCTGCAGACCCTGGCCGCCGAGCCGCGCACCACCGTGTTCTTCGAATCCCCGCGCCGGCTCGCCGAGACCCTGCGCGACGCCGTCGAGGTGCTGGGCCCGGCGCGGCGCGCCGTGGTGTGCCGCGAGCTGACCAAGACCCACGAGGAGATCCGCCGCGGCAGCCTGGGCGAGCTCGCGGAGTGGGCCGCCGACGGTGTGCTGGGGGAGATCACCGTGGTGCTGGCCGGGGGCACCCCCACCGTCGAACTGCCCGTCCTGGTGGCCGAGGTCGAGGAACTGGTGGCCGACGGGATCCGGGTGAAGGACGCCTGTGCGCAGGTGATCGCGGCCAACCCCGGGGCCCCGTCGCGTCGGGAGCTCTACGACGCCGTGCTGCGCGCCCGGGACTGA
- a CDS encoding aminodeoxychorismate synthase component I: MRIERLGALGDAPAVLRGVAAAARAAGLAPPAAVIGDWFGSRAVIAPSVSVAPAAPETCFEVPQDAAGPAGSVGGGWFGYLCYPDPGADGAPPRVPVAAGGWSDCVLRQDADGLWWFESLSGAELPAWLRAFEPVEPRDYTLAWVAPDRDDHRRGVLACLEAIAAGEVYQACVCTRFTGHIDGEPIDFFTEAVARTAPSRAAYVAGDWGAVASLSPELFLRRAGTAVASSPIKGTLPSSADPADLLASVKDVAENVMIVDLVRNDLGRVATTGSVTVPELLAVHPAPGVWHLVSTVTAEVPVHVPTSALLDATFPPASVTGTPKRRARQLLQQWEPDRRGVYCGTVGLASPVAGCELNVAIRTVEFGSDGSAVLGVGGGITADSDVDAEWDECLHKSASIVELSGQTHRLSSGG, translated from the coding sequence CGCCACCGGCCGCGGTGATCGGCGACTGGTTCGGCTCACGCGCGGTGATCGCGCCGTCGGTATCGGTGGCCCCGGCGGCGCCGGAAACCTGCTTCGAGGTGCCTCAGGACGCCGCAGGCCCGGCCGGCAGTGTGGGGGGCGGCTGGTTCGGATACCTCTGTTACCCGGACCCTGGCGCCGACGGCGCACCCCCGCGCGTCCCGGTGGCCGCGGGCGGCTGGTCGGACTGCGTGCTGCGCCAAGACGCCGACGGCCTCTGGTGGTTCGAAAGCCTCAGTGGCGCAGAACTTCCCGCCTGGCTGAGGGCATTCGAACCGGTTGAGCCACGCGATTACACCCTGGCCTGGGTGGCCCCGGATCGCGACGACCACCGCCGGGGCGTGCTGGCCTGCCTGGAGGCCATCGCAGCGGGTGAGGTGTACCAGGCTTGTGTGTGCACCAGATTCACCGGCCACATCGACGGCGAGCCGATCGATTTCTTCACCGAGGCAGTGGCCCGGACCGCACCGTCGCGGGCCGCCTACGTGGCCGGGGACTGGGGCGCGGTGGCGTCGCTGTCCCCCGAGTTGTTCCTGCGCCGGGCGGGCACCGCGGTCGCCTCCAGCCCCATCAAGGGCACGCTGCCGTCGTCGGCCGATCCGGCCGACCTACTGGCCTCCGTCAAGGACGTCGCCGAGAACGTCATGATCGTCGACCTGGTGCGCAACGACCTGGGACGGGTGGCGACCACCGGCAGCGTGACGGTGCCCGAGCTGCTCGCGGTGCATCCGGCGCCCGGAGTCTGGCACCTGGTTTCGACCGTCACCGCCGAGGTGCCCGTGCACGTGCCGACGAGCGCGCTGCTCGACGCCACCTTCCCGCCTGCGTCGGTGACCGGGACTCCGAAGCGGCGAGCCCGCCAACTACTGCAGCAGTGGGAACCGGACCGACGCGGAGTCTATTGCGGGACCGTCGGTTTGGCCTCACCCGTGGCGGGCTGCGAGCTGAACGTGGCGATCCGCACCGTGGAGTTCGGCTCCGACGGGTCGGCGGTGCTCGGTGTCGGTGGCGGCATCACCGCCGATTCCGACGTCGACGCGGAATGGGATGAATGCCTGCACAAGTCAGCGTCGATCGTCGAGTTGTCCGGTCAGACACACCGGCTTTCGTCAGGGGGCTGA
- a CDS encoding IS30 family transposase, with protein sequence MARGSFQSRKRLFWERVREGLLPGDAGVAVGVSATCGRRWFRQAGGVKPHVSKPSGTGARRRLSLQERIEIQAGVHADESLRSIGRRLGRPASTIKREIDENTELRTRKNPHKSGYRRKHAFGAQQSGASAKVVYRALSAHDRSADRARRPKQRRLARNDRLRQQVQSRLELRHSPAQIAQRLRIDFPDDPEMWVSHEAIYQAIYVQGRGSLRRELHQCLRTKRAIRRPQHQPGTRRSRIPDMINISQRPPEVADRAVPGHWEGDLIMGSTASGSAIGTLVERSTRFVMLLHLPDDHSAESVQNAIVAKITQLPAHLRRSLTWDQGIEMSNHRAIAKATDLDIYFCDPHSPWQRGSNENTNGLLRQYFPKSTDLSVYGEHYLDYVAAELNGRPRKTLEWKTPAEALNELLSKPPAVA encoded by the coding sequence ATGGCTCGGGGTTCGTTCCAGTCGAGAAAGCGGTTGTTTTGGGAGCGGGTCCGCGAAGGCCTGTTGCCCGGGGATGCCGGTGTGGCCGTCGGCGTGTCAGCGACCTGTGGACGGCGGTGGTTTCGTCAAGCTGGCGGGGTGAAACCGCACGTGAGTAAGCCTTCGGGCACCGGTGCGCGTCGACGGTTGAGTTTGCAGGAGCGCATCGAGATCCAAGCCGGCGTCCACGCCGACGAATCGCTGCGTTCCATCGGTCGACGGCTGGGCCGACCGGCCTCGACGATCAAACGCGAGATCGACGAGAACACCGAACTGCGCACCCGCAAGAATCCACACAAATCGGGGTATCGACGCAAGCATGCCTTCGGGGCTCAACAGAGTGGAGCCTCGGCGAAAGTGGTCTACCGCGCGTTGTCTGCCCACGACCGATCCGCTGATCGGGCCAGGCGACCCAAACAACGCCGCCTGGCGCGCAATGACAGGTTGCGTCAGCAGGTGCAGAGTCGATTGGAGTTGCGGCACAGCCCGGCGCAGATCGCCCAGCGGCTGCGCATCGACTTTCCCGACGATCCGGAGATGTGGGTGTCACACGAAGCCATTTACCAGGCGATCTACGTGCAGGGACGGGGTTCGTTACGCCGAGAACTGCACCAGTGTCTGCGAACAAAACGGGCAATACGACGACCTCAACATCAGCCCGGAACTCGACGCAGCCGCATCCCGGACATGATCAACATCAGCCAACGCCCACCGGAGGTGGCCGACCGCGCAGTGCCCGGGCATTGGGAAGGCGATCTCATCATGGGCAGCACCGCCTCAGGCTCGGCGATCGGCACCCTGGTCGAACGCAGCACCCGGTTCGTGATGCTGCTGCACCTGCCCGACGACCACAGCGCCGAAAGTGTGCAAAACGCCATCGTCGCCAAGATCACCCAGCTGCCCGCGCACCTGCGCCGCTCGTTGACCTGGGATCAGGGCATTGAGATGTCCAACCACCGTGCCATCGCCAAAGCCACCGATCTCGACATCTACTTCTGCGATCCACATTCACCCTGGCAACGTGGCAGCAACGAGAACACCAACGGGCTACTGCGCCAATACTTCCCCAAAAGCACTGACCTGTCGGTCTACGGCGAGCACTACCTCGACTACGTCGCAGCCGAACTCAACGGCCGACCCCGCAAAACCCTTGAATGGAAAACCCCGGCCGAAGCACTCAACGAACTACTCTCAAAACCACCAGCTGTTGCGTAG
- a CDS encoding dolichyl-phosphate-mannose--protein mannosyltransferase, whose amino-acid sequence MTATATESPTAGRSVPLISPAPLIPAPDFGPTDRLQGWLMTAIITGLAAISRFLNLGSPTDAGTPVFDEKHYAPQAWQMLFNHGVEDNPGYGLVVHPPVGKQLISIGEALFGYNGLGWRFSGALCGVVIVLLVVRIARRISRSTLVGGIAGLLLIADGVSFVSARTALLDVFLVVFVVAAFACLMVDRDDVRHRMHVAFMEGRIAETPWGPRLGVRWWRFGAGVLLGLACATKWSGLYFVAFFGVMTLVLDAIARKQYHVQAPWRGMLRRDVGPAAYVFGFIPFAVYLASYAPWFASETGVDRHEVGQSIGENSIIPLPDALRSLWHYTYAAYHFHAGLTNADGNHHPWESKPWTWPMSLRPVLYAIDNHDVAGCGTQSCVKAVMLVGTPAMWFIAVPVLGWALWRAVVRRDWRYGVVLVGYSAGFLPWFFDIDRQMYFFYATVMAPFLVLAIALILGDILYQPKQNPERRTLGLLVVCFYVALVIANFAWLYPVLTGIPISQSTWNLEIWLPSWR is encoded by the coding sequence GTGACCGCCACCGCCACCGAATCGCCGACGGCTGGTCGCTCGGTCCCGTTGATCAGCCCCGCGCCGCTGATCCCGGCCCCGGATTTCGGGCCGACGGACCGGCTGCAGGGCTGGCTGATGACGGCGATCATCACCGGATTGGCCGCGATCAGCCGGTTCCTGAATCTGGGCTCGCCGACCGATGCCGGCACGCCCGTCTTCGACGAGAAGCACTACGCGCCGCAGGCCTGGCAGATGCTGTTCAACCACGGCGTCGAGGACAACCCCGGCTACGGGCTCGTCGTGCATCCGCCGGTCGGCAAGCAGCTGATCTCGATCGGCGAGGCGCTGTTCGGCTACAACGGGCTGGGCTGGCGGTTCTCCGGGGCGCTGTGCGGCGTGGTGATCGTGCTGCTGGTGGTGCGGATCGCGCGCCGGATCAGCCGCTCCACCCTTGTCGGCGGGATCGCCGGGTTGCTGCTGATCGCCGACGGGGTCAGTTTCGTCTCGGCCCGCACCGCGCTGCTGGACGTGTTCCTCGTGGTGTTCGTGGTCGCGGCGTTCGCCTGTCTGATGGTCGACCGCGACGACGTCCGTCATCGCATGCACGTCGCGTTCATGGAGGGCCGCATCGCCGAGACGCCGTGGGGTCCCCGGCTGGGCGTGCGGTGGTGGCGGTTCGGTGCCGGGGTGCTGCTCGGTCTGGCCTGCGCCACCAAATGGTCGGGGCTGTACTTCGTCGCGTTCTTCGGCGTGATGACCCTCGTGCTCGACGCGATCGCCCGCAAGCAGTACCACGTGCAGGCCCCGTGGCGCGGCATGCTGCGCCGTGATGTGGGGCCGGCCGCGTACGTGTTCGGGTTCATTCCGTTCGCCGTCTACCTGGCGTCGTATGCACCGTGGTTCGCCTCCGAGACCGGCGTCGACCGTCACGAGGTCGGCCAGTCCATCGGCGAGAACAGCATCATCCCGCTGCCCGATGCGCTGCGGTCGCTGTGGCACTACACCTATGCCGCTTACCATTTCCACGCCGGGCTGACCAACGCCGACGGCAACCACCACCCGTGGGAGTCCAAGCCGTGGACGTGGCCGATGTCGCTGCGGCCCGTGCTCTACGCGATCGACAACCACGATGTGGCCGGGTGCGGGACGCAGTCATGCGTGAAAGCCGTGATGCTGGTGGGCACTCCGGCGATGTGGTTCATCGCGGTGCCCGTGCTCGGCTGGGCGCTGTGGCGGGCCGTGGTGCGCCGGGACTGGCGCTACGGCGTGGTGCTGGTCGGATACTCGGCCGGTTTCCTGCCCTGGTTCTTCGACATCGACCGGCAGATGTACTTCTTCTACGCGACCGTGATGGCGCCGTTCCTGGTGCTGGCGATCGCGCTGATCCTCGGCGACATCCTGTACCAACCGAAGCAGAACCCCGAGCGACGAACGTTGGGCCTGCTGGTGGTGTGCTTCTACGTGGCGCTCGTGATCGCGAATTTCGCGTGGCTGTACCCGGTGTTGACGGGTATTCCGATTTCCCAGTCGACCTGGAATCTGGAGATCTGGTTGCCTTCTTGGCGTTAG
- the arcA gene encoding arginine deiminase — protein METAAFGSNSEVGTLRAVILHRPGPELQRLTPRNNDALLFDGLPWVAKAQREHDAFAAVLRSRGVEVLLLADLLTEALAHSGAARMHGISAAVDARRLGVPLAQELSAYLRTLPPADLARILMAGMTFNEVPFHGAELSLVRLMHHGGDFVIEPLPNLLFTRDSSFWIGPRVAITSLALPARVRETSLTDLIYAHHPRFLGVRRAYESRSAPVEGGDVLLLGPGVVAVGVGERTTPAGAEALARSLFDDDLAHTVLAVPIRQERAQMHLDTVCTMVDVDAVVMYPNIVDSLSAFTIHRTDAGIRIDDEVPFVAAAADAMGIEQLRVIDTGLDPVTAEREQWDDGNNTLALAPGVVVAYERNSETNARLADSGIEVLPIEASELGTGRGGPRCMSCPAARDLL, from the coding sequence GTGGAGACTGCGGCGTTCGGTTCCAACTCTGAGGTCGGCACGCTGCGCGCCGTGATCCTGCACCGGCCGGGTCCCGAGCTGCAGCGGCTGACGCCACGCAACAACGACGCCCTGCTGTTCGACGGCCTGCCGTGGGTGGCCAAGGCGCAACGCGAGCACGACGCCTTCGCCGCCGTGCTGCGCTCGCGCGGCGTGGAGGTCCTGCTCCTGGCCGACCTGCTGACCGAGGCGCTGGCCCACAGTGGGGCCGCCCGGATGCACGGCATTTCCGCCGCCGTCGATGCCCGTCGCCTGGGCGTGCCACTGGCCCAGGAACTTTCGGCCTATCTGCGCACCTTGCCGCCTGCAGACCTGGCCCGCATCCTGATGGCCGGCATGACTTTCAACGAGGTGCCCTTTCACGGCGCCGAGCTGTCACTGGTGCGGCTCATGCACCACGGCGGCGATTTCGTGATCGAGCCGCTGCCCAATCTGTTGTTCACCCGGGATTCGTCGTTCTGGATCGGCCCACGCGTGGCCATCACCTCACTCGCACTCCCGGCCCGGGTGCGCGAGACGTCACTGACCGACCTGATCTACGCCCACCATCCGCGTTTCCTCGGTGTCCGGCGGGCCTACGAGTCGCGGTCGGCGCCCGTCGAGGGCGGCGACGTGTTGCTGCTCGGGCCCGGGGTGGTGGCCGTCGGTGTGGGGGAGCGGACCACACCGGCCGGCGCCGAGGCGCTGGCGCGCAGCCTGTTCGACGACGACCTGGCCCACACAGTGCTGGCGGTGCCGATCCGGCAGGAGCGGGCCCAGATGCACCTGGACACCGTGTGCACCATGGTCGACGTCGATGCCGTGGTGATGTACCCCAACATCGTGGACTCGTTGTCGGCGTTCACCATTCACCGCACCGACGCCGGGATCCGGATCGACGACGAGGTGCCTTTCGTGGCGGCCGCCGCCGACGCCATGGGCATCGAGCAACTGCGGGTGATCGACACCGGGCTCGATCCCGTCACCGCCGAACGTGAGCAATGGGACGACGGCAACAACACCCTGGCCCTGGCGCCGGGTGTGGTGGTGGCCTACGAGCGCAACTCGGAAACCAATGCCCGGCTGGCTGATTCAGGTATCGAGGTGCTGCCCATCGAGGCGTCGGAGCTGGGCACGGGCCGTGGCGGGCCGCGTTGCATGTCGTGTCCGGCGGCGCGGGACCTGCTCTAG
- the soxR gene encoding redox-sensitive transcriptional activator SoxR — protein sequence METHELTPGEMSLRSGVAVSALHFYEREGLIASRRTSGNQRRYARETLRRVAFIRMSQRLGIPLARIREALSSLPDDRVPTSKDWARLSAGWRQDLDDRILHLQRLRDNLTGCIGCGCLSLKTCLLTNPGDVLAEQGPGASRL from the coding sequence ATGGAGACGCACGAGTTAACTCCTGGAGAGATGTCGCTGCGCAGCGGCGTGGCAGTGTCAGCACTGCACTTCTACGAGCGCGAGGGCTTGATCGCAAGCCGCCGCACCTCGGGAAACCAGCGCCGCTACGCGCGCGAGACGCTGCGCCGCGTGGCGTTCATCCGGATGTCGCAGCGCCTGGGCATACCGCTGGCACGCATCCGCGAGGCCCTGTCCAGCCTGCCCGACGACCGGGTACCGACGAGCAAGGACTGGGCCAGGCTCTCGGCCGGCTGGCGCCAGGACCTCGACGACCGCATCCTGCACCTGCAACGGTTGCGCGACAACCTGACCGGCTGCATCGGCTGCGGCTGCCTGAGCCTCAAGACCTGCCTGCTGACCAACCCCGGCGACGTGCTCGCCGAGCAGGGCCCGGGCGCCTCCCGCCTCTAA